In Pristis pectinata isolate sPriPec2 chromosome 23, sPriPec2.1.pri, whole genome shotgun sequence, the genomic stretch AGTGCATGGCATAGGGATATCGATAATAAGCAGCATTATGGAAACAGTTTAAATAGAAACCCCTTCTCATCTCAATGAAGTATATTGGCGCAATGGAATCAGTACAAGAATATACTAATGTAAGAACCTCAGATTGTTAAATATGGTGATAGAAGAATACTATGTTGTGGGATTAAAAATGTATAACGTTCTGAGAAGGTGAGACTTGTTACACTGTGGAGTATGTCAGGGCCCCTGTTGTGGCTGCTCAGACGTTTGAGGCTGAGGGACGGCAGTCCCGTGCTATTTGTACCTGGAGGAGTAATATTCTTCTTCCAGCTCATACAGATCAACTGCAATCTCATCTCTCAGGGTGATCAGCTTCTTGTCACACTCTTCCTGTAGATTCCGAAGCTGCTGCTTTCGCTGGTTAATGGCTTCATTCACCGAGGGAAAGTCGTTCAGAATCAGGAACTGTTTAAGGTCTGACACCAGCTTCATCAGAGACTCCCCAGCACGCACCTAAACCAAGGCAGCACAGGACGAAAACACAAATCCACGTACATGTTACTGTGAATTTACAAGCCAATTTCTCTGTGCATTCTCACGTGGTGTTAAGTGAAGCCCTGATTTAGGGATGTGGGTGAGGGATGATTGGAACTGGATGtgcagctaatttttttttaagtccaaCATTCTGCTCTTAAGGACATGGAAACAAGACGTAGACTTGCAACTGCCTGAACCTATTATATGGAAACAGCAGTCCATTTAGCTGCTTGAATCTGCTCCATTATTCAGATACCATAAATTCATCTAACCACTTAAGTAACCACAAATGTCCTTTGCTTAACAAAAATGAACCAGAGTCCGCTTCGAAATTTTCAGTTGCCTTCCACCCTCCTCAACTTTTCAGGATACAGGTTTCCAGAACTCCCCCATATTTGTATGAAGGAAAGCTTCCTGACCTCATCCCTTAATagtccagtttttaaaaaaatattgcttcTGGATAGCTCTCACTCCTTACTTACACATTTCTATTACAAATCATTGtccatatttataaatgacatttACCACTGTAAGATACGAATCCATGCCAAAGAGTGCAATTTCAGGGTGATGAATTTACATTGAAAACTTCCTTTGTAAATGCTGATTTAAGACAGTATAATGGAAAAAGTCATCAGGAACTGTAATACCTTTAATATACCTGTAacctctcctcctcgctgacaatcaacacaggtacacctcaaggatgcatgtttagcccaccactctactctctttacactcatgactgtgtggctaagcacagttcaaatgtCGTccataaattcgcagatgacaccactgttgttggtaaaatctgagatggcgacaaggaggcatacacgagtgagatagttcagctggttgagcagtgtcgcaataacaacctcgcactcaacatcctgatgttcctgggtgtcaacatctcagaggatctatcctgggctcaataCATTGAGGCAATAacgaagaagacatgccagtggctctactacgttaggagtttgaggagatttggtatgtctccaaagacacttgcaaatttctatagatgtacagtggagagcattctgactggttgcatcaccgcctggtatggaggtgccaatgcacaggatggcaagaggctgcagagggtcgtagactcagccagctccatcacaggcaaaatcctctccaccattgaggacatcttcaagaggcagtgcctcaagaaggtggcatccatcactaaggactctctccatccgggacacgccctcgacttgttaccaccattggggaggaggtacaggatcctgaagacccacactcaacaatttaggaacagcttcttcgcctctgccgtcagatttctgaatggtccatgaacacaaccttgttattccttttttttgggggccactatttatttatttatttatttatttaaaaataatttatcgtgatttctatgtctttgcactgtacagctgctgcaaaacaacaaatttcatgtcaagtaagtcagtgataataaaccttattctgaacTTATGTTATGGATATTAGTTATTTCTTGCCAAATTGCTTTTGACTATTATGCAAAATCTTTACCAAAATTAAAATGAACTTCTAATTCTAGCTTCCTATGGTTCCAAAGATGAAGAGCAACATTGTGTTCAGctgtattaaaaacagaaaatgcaggtcaggcagcatctgtgatgagagaGTAATCCTCCCATTTAAGGTGCTTTTCTACGTATACACATGGTCAATGGTTTAATGTTTTCAAGTTTCACTAGGAGTTGTGTTGTTGGTTTGAGATTCCCATTAAAGCCAGCAGCACTGTAAGTGAATGGAGGGGAAATTCTGCCCAAGGTGCCCCATCCTAACTTTTCTCAGTCTGGTTGGAAATATTCCACAAGCAGACTTTGCTAAAGCAGGATCAAATGATTCTCTTATTGCTCAAATAACTCAATGAAACTCATCGTCAACAACAGCATACTTCACTGCACCTTTAACACAGCAAGATTGCCCCAAAGCTCAGCAAAAGAGCGcaaaccaaaataaaatttgaGTCACAAATGGAGATATTATGGCCTGAACAGAAACCAATCGAATAGGCAGCTTTAAAGGGCAAAGGAGAGGTAGGGAAACCTGAAAAAGGAATGACAAGTATAGCACCATCAATACTGGAGCAAAGGATATCCATGAGAGATCTATGATCACTGTTCATGGAACCAGTACCAGTGTTTGTGGAGCCTGtcgcccagtgagggtcagtgtgtgtgggacctgtcccccagtgagggtcagtgtgtgtgggacccatcctccagtgagggtcagtgtgtgtgggacccgtcccccagagAGGGTCAGTCCGTGTGGGACCCAtcctccagtgagggtcagtgtgtgtgggacccgtcccccagagagggtcagtgtgtgtgggacccgtcccccagagAGGGTCAGTGCGTGTGGGACCCAtcctccagtgagggtcagtgcgtgTGGAACTCGAGAGGAGAAGCAGAGAATAAAGAAACTACACAGACAAAATTGTGCGTTTGAGCTCTATGGTACGTACAATATTTGCTGCTCTCACATGCATCTCGTAGTGATCTTGTTCACACTGAGTCGCACGGGAAACCTGTGTCTCATCTTCAACCTGCAAGATAAGATTTAGCTTCAGATTGTCTGTgggaggtcctgatgcagggtttcgactcgaaatgtcgacaattcctttactctcacagatgctgcttgagccgctgagttcctgcagcagattgttttttgctgcaaactgccagcatctgcagtctcttacgtcTCCAGCTGGCAGTTTGCTACTCATTAGCTCCATGAATAGTGAAGCAGGATGCAAGAACGGGTGCTCACCCTCGCACTAACAGCATGGGTAACCAGAAACTCCACCTATCAATGCTCCACTGAGGTGCATAAGGAAACAGCAGGTGTAGGCTCCTCGGCTCCTCACCCCTGtcctgcctttcaatatgatcatggctgatctgccccatgcCTCATCTCTTCTTTCCCAGTTCCCTATCACCCCAAATTCCCTTTATAGGAAACAATCTATTACAACATATGAATGTAcatattaggagcaggagaaagtcATATTCTTACTTACCTACGTTTAATCTTTCACCCTGTTGCTGATCAAGAATCTAAATGACCTTGCCTTAAAAATATGCAGACTGCTTTCACTGAACTTTCAGAACAGAGTCTCACaaccctgagagaaaaaaaaattgcctcgttCCTGTCTTAAGTGGGCCACCAGTTTCTATAAAGCAGTGACCgctggttctggattctcccacatgaGCAAACATCCTTTCTGCTCACCCTGGTGGATCATATGGGACAAGGACCTTACTGGAAAAATGTCTGACCAAACTATTTTCTTCTCTGTCAAATATTTTCAGAGGTAATGTGTTAGATTTTCTGCACAGTTCTTTTTTTCCCATATTCTAAATACAGCAGCAGTGGGGAAGGTGCAATAAAGATGATACCACAACTGAGGTTCTAACCATGCAACAACTGAACAGGACAGAGCTCGTTTCTCTAAAAAAGCAAAGACTGAGGCTGACCTGATAAAAGCCTTTAAAGTTATGAATGGGCAGATGTTTCCAATCTGGGCGAGTGCAGAACCAGGAATCATAACTACAAGAtcgtcactaataaatccagcaAGAAATTCGTGAGAAACTTCTTCTGAAGAATGAGTAGAACACTACATGGAGTGGTTCAGGTGAATtgcatagaggcatttaaaaagaaGCTGCATAAACCAGTAAGAACAATATGCTGATAATATGAGATGAAGCTGCGTGGAACTATGTGCAagctccactcagacagcatcagaggttagggattgaacccgggtcactggaactgtgaggcaaggCCTTTACTGGCTGTGCCATCCTGTTGTTGTAGTTTATAAGgtttataaaaaaaaagatgGGCAGAAAACTCATCCTTCCCAATGACAGGGTACAGGCACGGATGTGACAGGAAACTTGAGAAATTAGGAGCAGACAATGTACAAAAGTGACCTGACTGAGGGAGTAGCTCTGAAAGTAAAGACACTATGAGTCTCTGAGCCAGAAAAGAGAggaacaaatttaaaacaaatcgcAAAGGAATCAGAAGGGAGACTGGAACAAGATGGTTGATCACAGTGTTATGAAACAAAGTCtaaaattcttttaaaagtttatcaagtttctggaaaaaaaacatttaaagttaCGGGGGCAGAATGGGGTTAGTCTGCATGAGACATTAAAAGCTGTTGGAGGGGTGAGGCAAGCAGGAGGTTAGGGTGAATGATTTGTGAGATGGAAACCATCAGCACACACTGAAAGGGCCAAATGTAAACCCAGTGGCTCAACAGAGACCGGAATTGGCGTGTAGAAAAGTCGTACTTTTCCAGACTGTGAGTGAGAAGGAGCAGTAATACTTCCCTTCCAGCCAAACTAACCCATTCCCTCTGCTTCCTGCAACAAAACCACTGACCTTCACATCACAGTAAACCTATATAACCCAATCTTCCCACGATCTCTTCTCCATGCAGGTGGAAACCTAACTTCTCCTGGGTTGCAATCTCTTCTATACCATTCCCCATACAATGTGGAACCAAACCTGTCAATCAGACTGCCAGAAAAAAATGCATGCATGCTCGGCGGTTACATCCTCAGAGTCTATGTATGCACATTTCCTGACAACTACCCCTGGAAATCCTGCCCCAGTAAATTTCAGGACCCAGATGCACCTCTGAAAAAATAATCTCCTTAAATGATTAATCTTAGGCAAAATTAAAGCTCTTTCGCAGGCCAGCTGCACTCGCAGTTTGGTCCAGAATGGTTGCCACGTACCCGAGCACTTTTAATGATTTCTGTGAAGTTATCCAGAATAGATTTGATGTCATCTTTCAATCTCTTGTTGTAGGACTGGAGCAGGAGCTCTTTACTTTGAGGCAGTGTCCGTTGCTGTGACATTCTGGTCTTGTTGCCCTGCACTGATAGAAGTCACAATATGCAAAGCAGCATgttattaaaacattttcaacAGCTTCTCTGCTGTCTTGTGCTGTTGTTCAGTTCAACAGGAGTGCCTTTCCCAGATGTATGATAAGTGATCACAATTCCTGTATAGTCATGGCCTAGAGCTGGTGACAATAGTGTACTGGTCACAGCAAAACTCTAAGGGATGATAATCAATGCAATAGCCTAAAGTTGCTGGTTATGGTGAATCTTGTTTCAAAGAACAAAGATTGAGTTACAGTCCAAAGGTTTGACCACAGAATTCAGAGACTGTTGTGGTTTCTTACATGATATTAAACCGGGGTGGTTTTGCCCCTCAGGTGGatgaagagaactgagggactgctgtgttctatgtctcaccaaaacttggcttacacctgcttcacctgactgtgccatacaacctgagggtttctcaatccaccgaatggaccGTAGAgcgtcctcgggcaaagttagaggcagaggggactgcttcttaatcaataactcgtggcgctcggacgtgacggtcctggcgagctccagctcacccagcctggaatatctaacagtgaagtctcaaccatactacctgccacaggagttcacttcagctatcctgatggcagtctacatcccaccccagatggacatgaagcctgcagtCAATGAGCtacactctgtggtcaacagccttgaaacaggataccctgaggccctcttcattattgcaggtgacttcaaccaggccaacatcAAGAGTGCGtcaccaaagtactaccagcacgtcttctGTTCCACCAGGGGcacaaacacccttgaccattgctataccaccatcaaagatgccttccgagctaCCCCAGCCCTCAATtcggtaaatcagaccaccaggctgtgctccttctccctgcataccaACAGaggctgaaacaggaggatccagtacagaaagtcatgcagggcttctacgcgactgctttgagtcagtggactggtccatgttcaacgACTCAGCTGCCAGTCTTGATGAAtacgtcaccaccatcacggacttaaTCAGCAAGTGAGTCAAGGactatgtaccaaagaggacaatatgggtgttcccaaactggaaaccatggatgaaccgggagatccactccctgctgaagtcgaggactgctgcattcaaatcaggtgaccctgacctttacaagatatcgagatacgacctctgtaaagctatcagagatgccaagagacaataccagtccaaaactgAGTCCCAGACTAGCCGTCAGTTGtggtagggcttacatgctataacagactacaaaacgaagtcaggcagcatagtcaacagcagcgcatctcttcctgatgagcttaacgcattctatgcacgttttgaacagaagggaattggtttgtcaccacccaccccgacagcctccaatgcacctgaacccgtggtcaccttTGAGGACACAAGATCAGCCTTCCGGACAGTGAACCCGCGGAaggcatctggcccggatggtgtccctggctatgtcctcagatattgtgctgatcagctggcgggggcatttgcagacatacttaacctctccctgcttcaatctgaggttcccacctgttttaagaagaccactatcatcccagtacctaagaaaaacaaggtaacatgccttaatgactactgactggtggctctgacatccaccatcatgaagtgctttgagaggctggtcatggcacacatcaactccagctttccggaaaacctcgacccactgcaattcgcctactgccgaaacaggtctacagaggacaccatctcactggccctacactcatctctggagcatctggacagtaaagacacccatgttagactattgtttattgactgcagctccgccttaaatactataattccaagcaaactcatcatcaaactccgagacctgggactcaacacctccctctgcaatccttgactttctgaccaacaaaccacaatcagtgaggataggcagcaacacttccagcacgattactctcaacactggtgccccacaaggctgcatcctcagccctctactccactccctatatattcatgactgcgtggccagattctgctctaactccatctacaagtttgcagatgtaccaccgtagtgggccgtatctcaaataacgatgagttggagtacaggaaggtgatagacagcttagtgacatggtgtcatgacaacaacctttccctcaatgtcagcaaaacaaaagagctggtcattgacttcaggaaagggggcagtatacatgcacctgtctacatcaatggtgctgaggtcgagagggttgagagcttcaagttcctcggagtgaacatcaccaatagcctgtcctggcccaaccacatagatgccacagccaagaaagctcagcagcacctctacttcctcaggaggctaaagaaatttgtcccttttgacactcaccaacttttatcgctgcgccatagaaagcatcctatctggatgcatcacagcttggtatggcaactgctctgcctgggaccgcaagaaactgcatagagttgtggacacagcccagtgcatcacggaaaccagcctcccctccatggactctgtctatacctctcactgccttgatgaagcagccagcataatcaaagaccccacccacccaggacattctctcctctcctctcccatcaggcagaagatacaggagcctgagggcacctaccaccaggctcagggacagcttctttcctgctgttagaaaactattgaacggttcccttacacgatgagatggactcttgacctcacaacatgccttgttatgaccttgcaccttactgtctacctgcactgcacttactctgtagttgtgacactttgtattgttactgtttttaccctgtactacctcaatgcactgtataatgaatttatctgtacgaacggtatgcatgacaattttttcactgtacctcggtacaagtgataataataaaccaataccaatgtaaacAATCCAACAGCACTATTTGAAACTAATTAAAAGTGTTCTTTCTGGTATCCTGCACCAGTATCCATCTCTCAACCAGCTTCACTAAAATCATGATCTGGTTTTATCAGAGCAAggttgtgggaacttgctgaacACAAATGGCTGtcatgtttcccacattacaaaacTGGCcatgcttcaaaagtacttcataggCTCTAAAGTACGTTGGAACAGCCTAGTACCCTGGCAGGTGCAACTGTTTACTGTAAAGTGGAAAAAATAGTTAGGATACACTGAAAATGAGGGAGTGGTCTAAATCAGGGTTGTATTATTTTCTTTAGTACTTTTAATAATCTCagtatgtcccaaagtgctttaaatcAAACAAAATTATAATGGGATTAcactacagacccccaatagccaccaagatATTGAGAaacagatgtgcaggcagattaaggaaaggtgtaaaaacaacagggttttGTTGTActgagtgacttcaacttccctaatatagattgggacctccttagtgcaagaggtttagatggggcagaacttgttaggtgcatccaggatttcttaaatcagtatgtagatagtccaacaagagaaggggccatactggacctggggtaatgagcctggccaggtgatcgacctttcagtgggagaacagttagggaacagtgaccacaactctttaagttttaagatagctatagataaggataagtatggacctcgtgggagagtattaaattggagcagggaaaattacgagagcattaggcaggaattagggagagttaattgggaacagctgtttttgggcaagtccacatctgacatgtggagggtgtttaaagaccaactgcacagagtacaggacagggatgttccagtaaaaaggacaaagatggcaaggtaagggaaccttggatggcaAGAGAggcggtgaatttagtcaagaagaaagaggaaacgtatgtaaggtttaggaagctaaaatcaaacagagcccttgaggattataaagaagccagaaaagaactcaagaaaggaattaggagtctggaggtgccatgtaaagtccttggcaagtgggattaaagagaatcccaaggcattctatacatacatcaaaagcaagaggataactagggagtaggtaggaccacttaagaataaaggaaggaacatgtgcttgAAGGTGGAAGTTGTgagagaggtcctaaatgagtactttgcatcagtatttaccgaggagaaggatgtggaggatagggagatcagtgtgaagCGTGCTGATatactagggcattttgagataaaggaggtaatGATAAAGAACATTAACGtactcttaaagaacattaaggtggataagtcccttgggcctgatgggatataccccaggttactgaaagaggcaagagatgagattgctggagccttgaccaatatcttcatgtcctctctagccacaggtgaggtcttgGAGGACTGatgagtagctaatgttattccattattcaagaagggaaacagggataatcctggaaactatagaccagtgagtctcacgtcagtggtagggaagttattggagaggattcttagggataggatttatgagcatttggaaaaccatggcctactTAGGGACagtgactaacttgattgagtttttcaaggtgataaaaggtgattgatgaaggtagagctgtgaatgttgtcaacatggattttattaaggcgtttgacaagatccctcatgggaggctcatccagacgaataagatgcatgggatccacagtgagctgGCTGTTTGGTTCAGAATTGGCCCACAGAAGACGggacttattctgactggaggtctgtgactagtggtgttctgcagggatccgtactgggagtTCTACTGTTtgatttatatataaatgacctgaatgaaaacatagatgggtgggctagtaagtttgcagacaatacgaagattggcagtgttgtggatcatgtagaagagtggcaaaggatacagtgggatatagatcagttgcagatgtgggcagagaaatggcagatggagtttaacctgaccaaatgtgaagtattgcaatttgggagatcaaatgtaaagggatagtacactgttaatggcaagacccttaacagtgttgatgtgcagagggatcttggggtccaagtctatagctccttaaaagtggctacacaggttgatagggtggtaaagaaggcatatggcatgcttgcctttattagttgaggaactgagtttaagagtcgggaagttatgttgcagctttatagaagtCTAGTTACACCGCCTCTGGAGTATCGTACTCAATTCTGagtgccccattataggaaggatgtggaggctttggagaaggtgcagaagaagtttaccaagatgctgcctggattagagggcatctgctatataaggagaggttagacaaacaaagaggttgttttctctggagtggtggaggctgtggggagatcttatagtttatgagaggcatagatagcatagacagccggtatctttttcccagggttgaaatgtgtaATACCAGACTgtgtgaatttaaggtgagagggggtaagttcacaggcaagtttttattttacatagagtggtggatgcctggaatgtgctgccggggtggtggtggaggcaaatatgataagaggcattcaagaagttcttagaaaggcatatgaatgtgcaggagatggaggaacatagagattgtgtaggcagaagggattagtttagttgggcatttgattactaatttagttagtttggcacaacatcgtgggccgaagggcctgttcctgcgttgtactattctgtgttccaAAATACCTTTTGAAGTACTTCAAGCAAACTCCCACGTAAAAATTTCAGGACAATTGGTTTTTAAGTGCTGATTGAGGTTCAAGGCAGTAGGATGATACCCCTATTCCGCAAAATAGTGCATTGGAATCttttatgcagatgctggaaatctgaaatataaacagaaaagactggaaacactcagcaggtcaggcagcgtatgTGGAAAGGCAAACAGGCTCAACATTTCAAATTCGAGACTCTTCGTAATGGACTGTTGGCCAAGAGTGTGTTCGTGCCCCTGCAGCAGGTCTTCGCAGTTCCAAAAAGAGTCAAGCGTAGTAAGCCACTGAGCCATAACTGAGGCTCAGCCAAGGACTGCAGAACACCTTCATTTCACAGTCTCTGAACTTAGTGCCCAAGTCTCCAGGGGGCACCCACTGCGGCGACCATCCCCCACACTGTCCATCGCTCCCTTTCCTCCCTAGGTTGAACAGTAGATCTCTGATCCCCAACACCAGCTGGGACTACCACCTTTCCCGGTGTTTATTCGCCGCTCTTAGGCCCAGTCACCTCGCTGCAAAACTAAATACAGCCCCTCAGCCACAGAACAACTCACCTCAGCCACCGCCACAGCGCTGCCACCGACACCAAACCGTGCGCCCTACATCCCGCCTCCCCACGTAGCTAATTGGCGTTGGGGGTCGAGTGGACGGGGAAAGTCGCGATCTCAATGGCTAGCTGAGCTGTCCGTTAAAAGTAGCGCGGTTGCGCGTCTGTGTGACGAACTACATCTTAGGAAGGTCACGCCATGTTGGTGAGGTCTTGCCATCTTCATAAAGGAGATGGTGGGAAACAAAAACTGCGGAGTCTGGGAACAGTGATCGTGACATGATCTCCAAAATGTCCCGCACAGGAATTATACGAGACAGCTCAGACATTAGATGAAATTGTACAGGATCTGTTAACGCAACAATGACAGTTTACAGTTATAGACAGGTAAATAAATGAGAGAACCAACAACATGCAATAATTTATAAAACCGAGATATTGTGACTGCTGGAAACTGGATATGCATAGCAAGTCTGTAGACAGGAAAACAAAATTCAGATTAAAGGTAtggatctgaaacgttaattATATTGCTTTCTCCACAAATGAAGCCTAACGGTCAAtatccagcttttcctgttttctAATAGTAAATCGCGCAGGTTTACTCTTGGAATCACAAAGCTCTTCATTGAAATAGTTTGGAAGTGCAGGTACTTCTCACATACATTGAAGAGACCCGACgcaatttggaagaatgaagcTTGTAGTACTTGCCTCTTGTTGAAGGTTAAATGGTGTAGAAGGGTAGGCACACAAACCCACAAAAGTAACTATAAATTGATAAAATTGTAATAAAAAACCAAACCAATTATTTAGGTTTGGGACGCATTTGTAGGGTAAAACTCAAATGCAGAAAAACTAATAACACTttagttagactacacttgggcCATCATGAACCATGCCAGTCTCAAATTGATATGGATGCAATAGCAAAAGTGCAAATAAAGTGTTAGAATACTAGAATTAAATGCATATACCTTTCCAGAAAAAATGATTACATTGTGGCCACTTTCTCTTGAAAAGATTAAGATAGGCAAAGCTTTTATAGGTTAGAAATAGAGATACTATCAGTTATGGAATTGTATATATAACTCAAAGGGGTGGATGCATGTCTAATTGGATGGCTCCACCAAAATGGAGGCATAGGTACAATGGGAAGAATAACTTCCTTCTGAACTGTATTATTGTGCAGCCCTGTAATAGCAGTGGAAAATAGACCAGGGCAAATGGAAAATGCAAAATCAAATTACaaggggaaggaaagaaaaatattaacagCTTTCATATTGCTTGAAGGTCACTCTAaaccaatgaagtaattttaaagtGTAGTTTTACAATACAAGACACTAACTTCCACCAATGGTTTGGAGAACAGGGAACAGTAGGAGGAATTAATGCATGAGGCATCCATAAGTTCCTGTTATGG encodes the following:
- the med22 gene encoding mediator of RNA polymerase II transcription subunit 22 isoform X5, which codes for MSQQRTLPQSKELLLQSYNKRLKDDIKSILDNFTEIIKSARVEDETQVSRATQCEQDHYEMHVRAANIVRAGESLMKLVSDLKQFLILNDFPSVNEAINQRKQQLRNLQEECDKKLITLRDEIAVDLYELEEEYYSSRYK
- the med22 gene encoding mediator of RNA polymerase II transcription subunit 22 isoform X3 encodes the protein MSQQRTLPQSKELLLQSYNKRLKDDIKSILDNFTEIIKSARVRAGESLMKLVSDLKQFLILNDFPSVNEAINQRKQQLRNLQEECDKKLITLRDEIAVDLYELEEEYYSSSYSLWDGADLPLCEAYRRREEEGAVTPEEEMAVEVVPSASVAAPGEANAGAALSTTALQPQVNGHRAGTPDPV
- the med22 gene encoding mediator of RNA polymerase II transcription subunit 22 isoform X1, giving the protein MSQQRTLPQSKELLLQSYNKRLKDDIKSILDNFTEIIKSARVEDETQVSRATQCEQDHYEMHVRAANIVRAGESLMKLVSDLKQFLILNDFPSVNEAINQRKQQLRNLQEECDKKLITLRDEIAVDLYELEEEYYSSSYSLWDGADLPLCEAYRRREEEGAVTPEEEMAVEVVPSASVAAPGEANAGAALSTTALQPQVNGHRAGTPDPV
- the med22 gene encoding mediator of RNA polymerase II transcription subunit 22 isoform X4, which translates into the protein MSQQRTLPQSKELLLQSYNKRLKDDIKSILDNFTEIIKSARVRAGESLMKLVSDLKQFLILNDFPSVNEAINQRKQQLRNLQEECDKKLITLRDEIAVDLYELEEEYYSSSLWDGADLPLCEAYRRREEEGAVTPEEEMAVEVVPSASVAAPGEANAGAALSTTALQPQVNGHRAGTPDPV
- the med22 gene encoding mediator of RNA polymerase II transcription subunit 22 isoform X2 gives rise to the protein MSQQRTLPQSKELLLQSYNKRLKDDIKSILDNFTEIIKSARVEDETQVSRATQCEQDHYEMHVRAANIVRAGESLMKLVSDLKQFLILNDFPSVNEAINQRKQQLRNLQEECDKKLITLRDEIAVDLYELEEEYYSSSLWDGADLPLCEAYRRREEEGAVTPEEEMAVEVVPSASVAAPGEANAGAALSTTALQPQVNGHRAGTPDPV